One Rickettsia akari str. Hartford genomic window, ATGACAAAGCTAATTATTCACTTGGTTTCGGACTCTTCTGTGCAAACTGCAAAATATGCAGCAAATTCTGCTCTTGCACAATTTACTTCCGTAAAACCAAAATTATATCATTGGCCAATGATTAGAAATTTGGAATTGCTAAATGAAGTATTAAGTAAAATAGAATCTAAACACGGGATAGTATTATACACGATTGCTGATCAAGAACTTCGAAAAGCTTTAACAAAATTTTGCTATGAATTAAAAATTCCATGTATTTCCGTAATAGGTAAAATTATTAAAGAAATGTCTGTTTTTTCATGTATTGAAATAGAAAAAGAACAGAATTACAATTATAAATTCGATAAAACTTATTTTGACACGCTCAATGCTATAGATTACGCCATAAGACATGATGATGGACAAATGCTTAATGAGTTGTCGGAGGCCGATATAATATTAATAGGTCCTTCTAGAACTTCTAAGACACCGACTTCCGTATTTTTAGCGTATAACGGTCTAAAAGCTGCAAATATTCCTTATGTTTATAATTGTCCATCTCCTGATTTTATAGAAAAAGACATAGATCAATTAGTAGTAGGGCTCGTAATTAATCCAAATAGATTAATAGAGATAAGAGAAGCTAGGTTAAATTTATTGCAAATTAACGACAATAAAAGCTATACAGATTTTAATATAGTACAAAAAGAGTGTCTAGAAGTCAGAAAAATTTGTGATCAAAAAAACTGGCCGGTGATTGATGTGTCAACTAGATCAATAGAGGAAACAGCAGCTTTAATAATGCGGATATATTATAATAGAAAAAATAAATATAATAAATAAAAAGATTTTCATTATTTACAAGTAGAGGTGAGTAATTTATAATCTCTTATATTACTTCGTCATTGCAAGGAAAAATTGAAAATTTTGACGAAGCAAAATGTGCTCTAGGTTATACCGTGGCTTGACCACGGTATCCAAAAAATGATTTATAGTATTAATTATTTTAATATGTTTATTGGATCCCGGGATCAAGTTGCTGGATTACAACAGAAAAGCATCATCACGCAACACATAGAGGATAAAATGGCAAATAACGTAACGGATAGCTCTTTTAAAAAGGAAGTATTAGAATCGGATTTACCGGTATTGGTTGATTTTTGGGCAGAATGGTGTGGACCGTGCAAAATGTTAACACCGATAATAGATGAAATCAGTAAAGAATTAAAAGGCAAAGTAAAAGTACTTAAAATGAATATTGATGAAAATCCTAACATTTCTTCAGAATACGGTATTCGTAGTATTCCAACGATAATGTTATTTAAAAACGGTGAACAAAAAGATACTAAAATAGGTTTGCAGCAAAAAAACTCTCTTTTAGATTGGATTAATAAATCTGTTTAATAGTTATGTCACTTAGCCATTCAAAAGTATTTATAGAAATAACAAATGGTTATGTAGAAGGTGTAGATACTCATAAAAGAGCTCAAGGTTTAAAGGCTTTTTTCTTGAAAAAAGGGGTTTGTCTTTCTCCAAATATACCTATATTAAACGATATTAACTTTTCTTGCCAAGAAGGAGAAAAAATAGCTTTTATAGGAAGTAACGGTTCCGGAAAAAGCTCTCTTTTGAAGCTAATCGCTGGAATATATCCGTTAAAATCTGGTACAGTTAAGGTTCATGGAGATATTGCTGCAATTATAGATATGGGAGTCGGTTTTGAGCCGGAACAAACTGGCCGTGAAAATATAAAAATGTTGATGCTATATAATAATATGTTAGATAAATATAGCAGAAAAATTGAAAATGAGATTATAGATTTTTCGGAACTAGGTAATAAAATCGACTTACCGATAAAAAATTATAGTTCAGGAATGTTATCACGACTTGCTTTTTCTGTATCAATATTTCAAAATCCCCAAATTCTATTACTTGATGAAATTTTTGCAGCAGGAGATAGCTGTTTTGTAGAGAAATCTATTAATTTAATGAAAAGTAAATTTAAAAATACCCCTATTTCAATAATAGTAAGTCATCAAGAAGAAATTATAAAAGATAATTGCGAGAGATGTATTTTATTGAAAGACGGAAATATTATAGGTGATGGTACACCATCGGAAATGTTTAAAATCTATAATCAACAACAAGGGAATTCATAAATGATAAGGTATTTTTTTTCTAAAAAATACTGGCGGGCAATAGCATTACTAGTTAAAGCTTCTATAATTAGG contains:
- a CDS encoding ABC transporter ATP-binding protein: MSLSHSKVFIEITNGYVEGVDTHKRAQGLKAFFLKKGVCLSPNIPILNDINFSCQEGEKIAFIGSNGSGKSSLLKLIAGIYPLKSGTVKVHGDIAAIIDMGVGFEPEQTGRENIKMLMLYNNMLDKYSRKIENEIIDFSELGNKIDLPIKNYSSGMLSRLAFSVSIFQNPQILLLDEIFAAGDSCFVEKSINLMKSKFKNTPISIIVSHQEEIIKDNCERCILLKDGNIIGDGTPSEMFKIYNQQQGNS
- a CDS encoding pyruvate, water dikinase regulatory protein → MTKLIIHLVSDSSVQTAKYAANSALAQFTSVKPKLYHWPMIRNLELLNEVLSKIESKHGIVLYTIADQELRKALTKFCYELKIPCISVIGKIIKEMSVFSCIEIEKEQNYNYKFDKTYFDTLNAIDYAIRHDDGQMLNELSEADIILIGPSRTSKTPTSVFLAYNGLKAANIPYVYNCPSPDFIEKDIDQLVVGLVINPNRLIEIREARLNLLQINDNKSYTDFNIVQKECLEVRKICDQKNWPVIDVSTRSIEETAALIMRIYYNRKNKYNK
- the trxA gene encoding thioredoxin, with the translated sequence MEDKMANNVTDSSFKKEVLESDLPVLVDFWAEWCGPCKMLTPIIDEISKELKGKVKVLKMNIDENPNISSEYGIRSIPTIMLFKNGEQKDTKIGLQQKNSLLDWINKSV